In the genome of Oncorhynchus clarkii lewisi isolate Uvic-CL-2024 chromosome 4, UVic_Ocla_1.0, whole genome shotgun sequence, one region contains:
- the LOC139407652 gene encoding sodium/bile acid cotransporter 4-like yields MENSSVVVTDVPTAGLTEFLNFTMNDTISRLYEGFTDELAMTELRVTNDPVSLKVNTLRTAFAAGLRAKLPPTEPAHLVVAFWDSPLSHGINVFVGIVLCFTMLGLGCTVDVSQLGEHIRRPIGVLLALVCQFVIMPLVAFLLALAFSLDDVAAMAVLLCGCCPGGNLSNIMSLLVNGEMNLSIIMTISSTVLALVLMPLCLWIYSRAWINTPVVNLMPFGAIILTLCSTLIPIGLGVVLRYRYNRAADIVLKLSLWSLLVTLVMLFIMTGAMLGPELLATIPPSVYVVAVLMPACGYAAGYGLATLFDLPPNIRRTVSLETGCQNVQLCTAILKMAFPPQLMGGMYMFPLLYALFQAAEAGIIILAYRMYRKEVLHKPDTIPPGDNRDIGYNRFEDEDMGFDTSYGAVTTSDPNLIMLEPCPDSTPV; encoded by the exons ATGGAGAACTCAAGCGTGGTGGTCACTGATGTTCCAACTGCTGGCCTAACAGAATTCCTCAACTTCACCATGAATGACACCATCTCCCGACTCTACGAAGGGTTCACAGATGAGCTCGCCATGACAGAATTACGCGTAACGAACGACCCGGTATCTCTGAAAGTCAACACTCTAAGGACTGCGTTTGCTGCTGGGCTTCGGGCTAAGCTGCCACCGACGGAACCTGCTCACTTGGTGGTTGCTTTTTGGGATTCCCCGCTAAGTCACGGAATCAATGTGTTTGTAGGGATTGTCTTGTGCTTCACCATGCTGGGCCTAGGGTGTACGGTAGATGTGAGTCAGCTTGGGGAACATATCCGCAGACCCATCGGGGTTCTGCTGGCGCTAGTGTGCCAGTTTGTTATCATGCCCCTGGTCGCCTTCCTGCTTGCTTTGGCATTCTCTCTCGACGATGTGGCGGCTATGGCCGTGCTACTGTGTGGCTGCTGTCCAGGAGGAAACCTATCCAACATCATGTCGTTATTAGTGAACGGGGAGATGAATCTGAG CATCATCATGACCATTTCCTCCACGGTCCTAGCGCTGGTTCTGATGCCTCTATGTCTGTGGATATATAGCCGCGCCTGGATCAACACCCCGGTGGTCAACCTGATGCCGTTCGGCGCGATCATCCTCACCCTCTGTAGCACTCTCATCCCAATTGGCCTGGGGGTCGTGCTCCGGTACCGTTACAACCGGGCGGCGGACATCGTTTTAAAG TTGTCTCTGTGGTCTCTGCTGGTGACCCTGGTGATGCTGTTCATCATGACGGGGGCCATGTTGGGGCCAGAGCTGCTGGCCACCATCCCTCCGTCTGTCTACGTGGTAGCTGTCCTGATGCCTGCCTGTGGCTACGCTGCAGGCTACGGCCTGGCCACCCTCTTTGATCTCCCGCCCAACATCCGCAGGACCGTGTCCCTGGAGACCGGGTGCCAGAACGTGCAGCTCTGCACAGCCATCCTGAAGATGGCCTTCCCACCACAGCTGATGGGGGGCATGTATATGTTCCCTCTGCTCTACGCCCTCTTCCAGGCCGCCGAGGCCGGCATCATCATCCTGGCCTACCGGATGTACAGGAAAGAGGTTCTACACAAACCAGACACCATCCCACCAGGGGACAACAGAGATATTGGATATAATAGGTTTGAAGACGAGGATATGGGTTTTGACACTTCTTACGGGGCGGTCACCACGAGTGACCCAAATCTCATCATGCTGGAGCCTTGTCCGGACTCTACTCCTGTTTAG
- the LOC139407653 gene encoding zygote arrest protein 1-like, with translation MATYVDESIDSYFYSSYNPYSGRYPKPKGAGWRNNYLANYVATEDYFDNHQRAQLKSILSQINPNLTPRLRKANTKDVAVQVNPKKDVSVQCSLGPRTLMTGKRDSLRKRKQEAQAPGSPAGSPGSSVGGVLYPRTLAVYSPVASRRLAYFLEDDKGGPSEAQTGDPPETVKAGKNNKGEKSAEDRTEKAKDEKTGPGKKTSKKTDRSVTTEDVKADQDGSEVKTRVRFQFLEQKYGYYHCRDCNLRWESAYVWCVQGTSKVYFKQFCRTCQKSFNPYRVEDITCQTCNKSRCVCEVTPRHIDPKRPHRQDLCGRCKGKRLSCDRTFSFKYII, from the exons ATGGCTACATATGTAGACGAGTCGATCGACAGTTATTTCTATTCATCTTACAACCCTTATTCTGGCAGGTATCCCAAACCAAAAGGTGCGGGCTGGAGAAACAATTATTTGGCCAACTATGTGGCTACAGAGGACTATTTTGATAACCACCAGCGCGCGCAACTTAAATCCATCTTGTCTCAAATAAACCCCAATCTTACACCGAGGCTACGGAAAGCAAATACCAAAGATGTCGCTGTGCAGGTCAACCCGAAGAAGGATGTCTCGGTGCAGTGCTCCCTCGGCCCAAGGACTCTCATGACCGGAAAGCGAGACTCTTTGCGCAAGAGGAAACAGGAGGCCCAGGCACCCGGTAGCCCTGCGGGTAGTCCAGGCAGCTCGGTGGGAGGCGTGCTCTACCCTCGCACACTGGCTGTCTACTCGCCTGTAGCTTCTAGGAGACTTGCATATTTTCTAGAAGACGACAAAGGGGGACCGAGTGAAGCACAAACCGGTGACCCACCTGAAACCGTGAAGGCCGGGAAAAATAATAAAGGCGAAAAGTCTGCAGAGGACAGAACAGAAAAGGCAAAGGACGAAAAGACTGGACCAGGTAAAAAAACTAGTAAGAAGACTGACCGGTCAGTTACGACCGAGGATGTCAAAGCCGATCAGGATGGATCGGAAGTCAAGACCCGCGTGAGGTTTCAG TTTCTGGAGCAGAAGTATGGGTACTATCACTGCAGAGACTGCAACCTGCGTTGGGAGAGCGCATATGTTTGGTGCGTCCAAGGAACGAGCAAG GTCTACTTCAAGCAGTTCTGTAGAACGTGCCAGAAGTCCTTCAATCCTTACCGGGTCGAGGACATCACCTGCCAG ACTTGCAACAAGTCACGCTGCGTGTGCGAAGTGACCCCTCGCCACATTGACCCCAAACGCCCCCACAGACAGGATCTGTGTGGCAGGTGTAAGGGCAAGCGGCTCTCCTGTGACCGCACCTTCAGTTTCAAATACATCATCTAG